From a region of the Zingiber officinale cultivar Zhangliang chromosome 4B, Zo_v1.1, whole genome shotgun sequence genome:
- the LOC121977028 gene encoding serine/threonine-protein kinase CDG1-like isoform X1 — MRPRIQAKKGGEMEGGRGEIMKMKEQRTAAVVVGIKLDAAGHQLLTWALVKVAAAGDRVVALHVLPSPAAAAEALDASSKFLSVYDGLCSLKQIDLELKIARGSSVPKVLVREFISHGATKLVLGVAKSSHVIGCSSKSVAKYCAKKLPRDCSVFAVKNGKALFKREASPAQTLTVDKEEEETKKIKPSLLSLEDFSSQDKPGWPLLRSALLSQSAPRSIEHPQHKPTANSRVESRVPEELVHLQEKYGTVCRLFSYEDVICITSEFSPKNLVGKGGSSHVYRGSFSDGQEWALKVLKSSDHHAMEEFASEIEIVTAMKHKNIVSLVGFCSENNKLTLVYNFLSRGSLEDNLHGLDSNKIVIGWAERYKVAVGVAAALDYLHSNGDAPSVIHRDVKSSNILLSDDFEPQLSDFGLAMWASASAAPMICNDVAGTFGYLAPEYFMHGKVNEKIDIYAFGVVLLELISGRKPVDTGAKGQESLVIWAVPILQGGKLEELVDPCLRTGFVESQLERMTLAAFLCIRRSPHSRPRMELVLKLLKGDDDVVRWARQVAHAPEKVDDLDDEAILQHKNLQAHIDLAMQDIDDVSSSINSIEPLMNMSMEEYLEGRWSRSSSLN, encoded by the exons ATGAGGCCAAGAATTCAGGCAAAGAAGGGAGGAGAAatggaaggaggaagaggagagatcaTGAAGATGAAGGAGCAGAGGACGGCGGCGGTCGTGGTGGGCATCAAGTTGGACGCCGCCGGCCACCAGCTGCTCACTTGGGCCCTCGTCAAGGTTGCCGCCGCCGGCGACCGCGTCGTCGCGCTCCACGTCCTCCCCTCCCCCGCCGCCGCCG CAGAAGCTTTGGACGCCTCAAGCAAGTTCCTGTCCGTGTACGATGGATTGTGTAGCCTCAAGCAG ATCGATTTGGAGCTGAAGATCGCCCGAGGTTCTTCTGTCCCCAAGGTGCTGGTTCGGGAATTCATATCTCATGGAGCTACCAAACTGGTTCTTGGCGTCGCCAAGAGCAGCCATGTCATTGG GTGTTCGTCTAAATCTGTTGCCAAGTACTGCGCGAAGAAGCTCCCCCGAGATTGCTCGGTTTTCGCCGTGAAAAATGGCAAGGCTTTGTTCAAGAGAGAAGCATCCCCTGCACAAACGTTGACAGTCGataaggaagaggaagagacGAAGAAGATCAAACCGTCTCTGTTGTCTTTGGAGGACTTCTCCTCCCAGGACAAGCCGGGTTGGCCCCTTCTCAGATCTGCACTGCTTTCTCAATCAGCACCGCGATCCATCGAACATCCTCAGCATAAACCTACTGCCAATTCGAGAGTTGAAAGCCGGGTTCCCGAGGAGCTGGTGCACCTTCAAGAGAAGTACGGCACAGTTTGCAGGCTGTTCAGCTACGAGGATGTCATTTGCATCACCTCCGAATTCTCCCCGA AAAACCTAGTTGGAAAAGGAGGCAGCAGCCATGTCTACAGAGGAAGTTTTTCAGATGGCCAAGAATGGGCGCTCAAAGTTTTGAAATCATCTGACCACCATGCGATGGAAGAATTCGCATCTGAGATCGAGATCGTCACGGCCATGAAACACAAGAACATTGTTTCACTCGTAGGATTCTGCTCCGAGAACAATAAACTCACACTGGTCTACAATTTCTTGTCTAGAGGTAGCTTAGAGGACAACCTTCACG GTTTGGACTCTAACAAGATTGTCATCGGCTGGGCTGAGAGGTACAAGGTCGCAGTGGGGGTCGCGGCGGCTCTTGATTATTTGCACAGCAACGGCGATGCCCCGTCGGTGATCCACCGAGATGTCAAGTCATCCAACATCCTCCTCTCTGATGATTTTGAGCCACAG TTATCCGATTTCGGGCTTGCGATGTGGGCATCAGCCTCAGCAGCACCAATGATTTGCAATGATGTCGCCGGCACATTCGG GTATTTAGCTCCAGAATACTTCATGCACGGGAAGGTGAATGAAAAGATTGATATCTATGCATTTGGTGTGGTGCTTCTTGAGCTAATCTCAGGAAGGAAGCCTGTTGATACAGGGGCCAAGGGACAGGAGAGCTTGGTTATATGG GCCGTGCCAATTCTACAAGGTGGAAAGCTGGAGGAGCTTGTGGATCCATGTTTAAGGACTGGTTTTGTGGAGTCTCAGTTGGAGAGGATGACCTTGGCTGCCTTCCTCTGCATTAGACGATCTCCTCATTCTCGGCCACGAATGGAACTT GTGTTGAAGCTACTCAAAGGTGATGATGATGTTGTCCGATGGGCGAGGCAAGTTGCTCACGCACCAGAAAAGGTCGATGACTTAGATGATGAGGCAATTCTCCAGCATAAAAACTTGCAAGCTCATATTGATCTTGCGATGCAAGACATAGATGATGTATCCTCGTCGATCAATAGCATTGAACCCTTGATGAACATGTCAATGGAGGAGTACTTGGAGGGGAGGTGGAGTCGCTCCTCAAGCTTGAACTGA
- the LOC121977028 gene encoding serine/threonine-protein kinase CDG1-like isoform X2: MRPRIQAKKGGEMEGGRGEIMKMKEQRTAAVVVGIKLDAAGHQLLTWALVKVAAAGDRVVALHVLPSPAAAEALDASSKFLSVYDGLCSLKQIDLELKIARGSSVPKVLVREFISHGATKLVLGVAKSSHVIGCSSKSVAKYCAKKLPRDCSVFAVKNGKALFKREASPAQTLTVDKEEEETKKIKPSLLSLEDFSSQDKPGWPLLRSALLSQSAPRSIEHPQHKPTANSRVESRVPEELVHLQEKYGTVCRLFSYEDVICITSEFSPKNLVGKGGSSHVYRGSFSDGQEWALKVLKSSDHHAMEEFASEIEIVTAMKHKNIVSLVGFCSENNKLTLVYNFLSRGSLEDNLHGLDSNKIVIGWAERYKVAVGVAAALDYLHSNGDAPSVIHRDVKSSNILLSDDFEPQLSDFGLAMWASASAAPMICNDVAGTFGYLAPEYFMHGKVNEKIDIYAFGVVLLELISGRKPVDTGAKGQESLVIWAVPILQGGKLEELVDPCLRTGFVESQLERMTLAAFLCIRRSPHSRPRMELVLKLLKGDDDVVRWARQVAHAPEKVDDLDDEAILQHKNLQAHIDLAMQDIDDVSSSINSIEPLMNMSMEEYLEGRWSRSSSLN, translated from the exons ATGAGGCCAAGAATTCAGGCAAAGAAGGGAGGAGAAatggaaggaggaagaggagagatcaTGAAGATGAAGGAGCAGAGGACGGCGGCGGTCGTGGTGGGCATCAAGTTGGACGCCGCCGGCCACCAGCTGCTCACTTGGGCCCTCGTCAAGGTTGCCGCCGCCGGCGACCGCGTCGTCGCGCTCCACGTCCTCCCCTCCCCCGCCGCCGCCG AAGCTTTGGACGCCTCAAGCAAGTTCCTGTCCGTGTACGATGGATTGTGTAGCCTCAAGCAG ATCGATTTGGAGCTGAAGATCGCCCGAGGTTCTTCTGTCCCCAAGGTGCTGGTTCGGGAATTCATATCTCATGGAGCTACCAAACTGGTTCTTGGCGTCGCCAAGAGCAGCCATGTCATTGG GTGTTCGTCTAAATCTGTTGCCAAGTACTGCGCGAAGAAGCTCCCCCGAGATTGCTCGGTTTTCGCCGTGAAAAATGGCAAGGCTTTGTTCAAGAGAGAAGCATCCCCTGCACAAACGTTGACAGTCGataaggaagaggaagagacGAAGAAGATCAAACCGTCTCTGTTGTCTTTGGAGGACTTCTCCTCCCAGGACAAGCCGGGTTGGCCCCTTCTCAGATCTGCACTGCTTTCTCAATCAGCACCGCGATCCATCGAACATCCTCAGCATAAACCTACTGCCAATTCGAGAGTTGAAAGCCGGGTTCCCGAGGAGCTGGTGCACCTTCAAGAGAAGTACGGCACAGTTTGCAGGCTGTTCAGCTACGAGGATGTCATTTGCATCACCTCCGAATTCTCCCCGA AAAACCTAGTTGGAAAAGGAGGCAGCAGCCATGTCTACAGAGGAAGTTTTTCAGATGGCCAAGAATGGGCGCTCAAAGTTTTGAAATCATCTGACCACCATGCGATGGAAGAATTCGCATCTGAGATCGAGATCGTCACGGCCATGAAACACAAGAACATTGTTTCACTCGTAGGATTCTGCTCCGAGAACAATAAACTCACACTGGTCTACAATTTCTTGTCTAGAGGTAGCTTAGAGGACAACCTTCACG GTTTGGACTCTAACAAGATTGTCATCGGCTGGGCTGAGAGGTACAAGGTCGCAGTGGGGGTCGCGGCGGCTCTTGATTATTTGCACAGCAACGGCGATGCCCCGTCGGTGATCCACCGAGATGTCAAGTCATCCAACATCCTCCTCTCTGATGATTTTGAGCCACAG TTATCCGATTTCGGGCTTGCGATGTGGGCATCAGCCTCAGCAGCACCAATGATTTGCAATGATGTCGCCGGCACATTCGG GTATTTAGCTCCAGAATACTTCATGCACGGGAAGGTGAATGAAAAGATTGATATCTATGCATTTGGTGTGGTGCTTCTTGAGCTAATCTCAGGAAGGAAGCCTGTTGATACAGGGGCCAAGGGACAGGAGAGCTTGGTTATATGG GCCGTGCCAATTCTACAAGGTGGAAAGCTGGAGGAGCTTGTGGATCCATGTTTAAGGACTGGTTTTGTGGAGTCTCAGTTGGAGAGGATGACCTTGGCTGCCTTCCTCTGCATTAGACGATCTCCTCATTCTCGGCCACGAATGGAACTT GTGTTGAAGCTACTCAAAGGTGATGATGATGTTGTCCGATGGGCGAGGCAAGTTGCTCACGCACCAGAAAAGGTCGATGACTTAGATGATGAGGCAATTCTCCAGCATAAAAACTTGCAAGCTCATATTGATCTTGCGATGCAAGACATAGATGATGTATCCTCGTCGATCAATAGCATTGAACCCTTGATGAACATGTCAATGGAGGAGTACTTGGAGGGGAGGTGGAGTCGCTCCTCAAGCTTGAACTGA